Proteins from one Gemmatimonadaceae bacterium genomic window:
- a CDS encoding DUF2723 domain-containing protein encodes MPKLASLPDGTASRLRMSLAATQRLTALTAAATLLAVYVATLAPSVTFWDAGEFIAAAHSLGIPHPPGTPLFIVLLNTWARMLALLPYAVATNLFSAVATAAAGGVAAWFVARATGSRTAGFAAAIAAGATSSIWQNATETEVYAASLALAMVSIAAADVAGRTGDRKWVALAAYCLALALPLHLSSLVAAPVVIQLASERQDGERDWRAGWVLLSVTLCVVAMSKLSISIFIIGVAGLAVSTTFANAAVRDTVREWVPSFAAVAVGASGLAFLLLRARHDPAINQGNPSTFDALAYAVSRRQYAVQGMLPRQAPFWLQIANWFEYADWQFGLSLAPTVIPNAARIAATVVFACLGVAGSRWHRARDRRTWRATLLLFLCGSLGVIVYLNLKAGTSFGWQFVPNADNHEARDRDYFFVLGFWAWGLWAGAGAVALARRLRWPAPLGVLVAALPVALNWSAVSRRSMPEAALPRAVALALLEPLPPRSVLFVSGDNDTYPLWYAQQVEHVRPDVVTVTLPLLGAGWYLEELRRRYGLIGPSTERIAAMARGQGRPVAAAITVDAAEREPLAISWTLLGHVAIDASSLDPSKQHLKVMSIDLAATRRAAQWVDSLFHGRDVRPSTDPVNEYFVNVLSCPRTVLDPASAKVQLASLDSLCNLR; translated from the coding sequence ATGCCGAAGTTGGCATCTCTTCCTGACGGCACTGCGTCGCGGCTTCGCATGAGCCTGGCGGCGACACAGCGACTCACCGCGTTGACCGCGGCCGCGACACTACTCGCGGTGTACGTCGCGACGCTCGCGCCGAGCGTAACCTTCTGGGACGCGGGCGAATTCATCGCGGCGGCGCATTCGCTGGGCATTCCGCATCCGCCCGGCACGCCGTTGTTCATCGTGCTGCTCAACACGTGGGCGCGGATGTTGGCGCTTCTGCCATACGCCGTCGCGACGAATCTGTTCTCGGCCGTCGCGACGGCGGCGGCGGGTGGCGTCGCCGCGTGGTTCGTCGCGCGCGCGACGGGCTCGCGCACCGCGGGCTTCGCCGCGGCGATCGCCGCCGGCGCGACGTCGTCGATCTGGCAGAACGCCACCGAGACCGAGGTGTACGCGGCGTCACTCGCGCTCGCGATGGTGTCGATCGCCGCGGCGGACGTCGCCGGGCGCACCGGGGATCGCAAGTGGGTCGCGCTGGCCGCGTACTGCCTGGCGCTGGCGCTGCCGCTGCATCTCAGCTCGCTCGTCGCCGCGCCGGTCGTCATCCAGCTCGCGAGCGAGCGCCAGGACGGCGAGCGGGATTGGCGGGCTGGCTGGGTGCTCCTGTCGGTGACCCTCTGCGTCGTCGCCATGAGTAAACTGTCAATTAGTATTTTCATAATTGGGGTGGCGGGGCTCGCCGTGTCGACGACGTTCGCCAACGCCGCCGTTCGCGATACCGTGCGCGAGTGGGTTCCATCGTTCGCCGCCGTGGCGGTGGGGGCTTCCGGACTTGCGTTCCTCCTGCTTCGCGCGCGGCACGATCCCGCGATCAACCAGGGCAACCCGTCGACGTTCGACGCGCTTGCCTACGCGGTTTCGCGGCGGCAATACGCCGTGCAGGGGATGCTTCCGCGGCAGGCGCCGTTCTGGCTGCAGATCGCCAACTGGTTCGAGTACGCGGATTGGCAATTCGGTCTGTCGCTGGCGCCGACCGTGATCCCCAATGCGGCGCGCATTGCCGCGACCGTCGTTTTTGCGTGCCTCGGCGTCGCCGGCAGTCGCTGGCATCGCGCGCGCGACCGTCGGACCTGGCGCGCGACGCTCCTGCTCTTTCTCTGCGGCTCGCTCGGCGTGATCGTCTATCTCAATCTCAAGGCGGGTACATCGTTCGGCTGGCAATTCGTGCCGAACGCCGACAATCACGAGGCGCGCGATCGCGATTACTTCTTCGTGCTTGGCTTCTGGGCGTGGGGATTGTGGGCGGGCGCGGGTGCGGTTGCTCTCGCACGCCGACTGCGGTGGCCGGCGCCGCTGGGCGTTCTCGTCGCGGCGCTTCCCGTCGCGCTCAACTGGAGCGCCGTCTCGCGTCGTTCGATGCCCGAGGCGGCGTTGCCGCGCGCCGTCGCGCTGGCACTGCTCGAGCCGCTCCCGCCACGGTCGGTGCTCTTCGTATCCGGCGACAATGACACCTATCCGCTCTGGTACGCCCAGCAGGTCGAGCACGTGCGACCCGACGTTGTTACCGTGACACTGCCGCTGCTTGGCGCGGGTTGGTACCTCGAGGAGCTGCGCCGCCGGTATGGTCTCATTGGTCCGAGTACCGAGCGCATTGCGGCGATGGCCCGAGGGCAGGGCCGCCCGGTCGCCGCGGCAATCACGGTCGACGCGGCCGAGCGCGAACCGTTGGCGATCAGTTGGACGCTTTTGGGCCATGTGGCAATCGACGCGTCCAGCTTGGACCCTTCAAAACAGCATTTGAAGGTTATGTCGATCGACCTGGCTGCCACGAGACGCGCGGCTCAGTGGGTGGATTCGTTGTTTCACGGGCGCGATGTCCGGCCGTCTACCGATCCGGTGAACGAGTATTTTGTGAACGTCCTTTCCTGTCCGCGCACAGTGCTCGATCCGGCGTCGGCCAAGGTCCAACTCGCTTCCCTTGATTCACTCTGTAACTTACGGTAA
- the cdaA gene encoding diadenylate cyclase CdaA — MGDHGQRRMNVFEQLQLLHPGWRDVLEVAIVTVVIYRVLLLIHRTRAMQVLVGIIVLAVAYGIAYVLRLGMIVYLLTLIFSYGAIALLVVFAPELRAALAQIGRSPMSRLFGHMRESEIADQVADAVGRLSRSGVGAIIAIEREVSLEEYVQSGSEMQATVSADLLATIFTPYSPLHDGAVIIRGDTIVGAGCILPLSQTMALDRSLGTRHRAALGLSEETDALVIVVSEETATITVAQNGRLGRDMAIDQVRELVSGRTLRQLSRDAEVGISS; from the coding sequence GTGGGCGATCATGGCCAGCGCCGCATGAACGTGTTCGAGCAATTGCAGCTGCTGCATCCCGGTTGGCGCGACGTTCTCGAGGTGGCGATCGTCACCGTCGTGATTTATCGGGTGCTGCTGCTCATCCACCGCACGCGCGCGATGCAGGTGCTGGTGGGCATCATCGTGCTCGCCGTGGCCTATGGCATTGCCTACGTCCTGCGGCTCGGTATGATCGTGTACTTGTTGACACTGATCTTCAGCTACGGCGCCATCGCGCTGCTCGTGGTGTTCGCGCCGGAGTTGCGCGCGGCGCTCGCGCAGATCGGACGTTCGCCGATGTCCCGGCTCTTCGGACACATGCGTGAATCGGAGATCGCCGATCAGGTGGCCGACGCCGTCGGGCGGCTGAGTCGTTCCGGGGTGGGGGCGATCATCGCGATCGAGCGGGAGGTGTCGCTCGAGGAATACGTGCAGTCCGGATCGGAGATGCAGGCGACGGTCTCCGCCGATTTGCTCGCGACGATCTTCACGCCGTACTCCCCGCTGCACGATGGCGCCGTGATCATCCGCGGCGACACGATCGTCGGCGCGGGCTGCATTCTCCCCTTGTCGCAGACGATGGCGCTCGACCGGTCGCTCGGCACGCGCCACCGTGCCGCACTCGGCCTGAGCGAAGAGACGGACGCGCTGGTCATCGTGGTGTCCGAGGAGACGGCGACGATCACCGTCGCGCAGAACGGCCGGCTCGGCCGTGATATGGCGATCGATCAGGTGCGCGAGCTCGTGTCGGGACGAACGCTGCGGCAACTGTCCCGCGATGCCGAAGTTGGCATCTCTTCCTGA
- the folP gene encoding dihydropteroate synthase — translation MPWHHATGELSLDKPRILGIVNVTPDSFSDGGRLRSLDDALRHVDQMVNEGADVIDVGGESTRPQGAIPVNADEELHRVMPVIEAVRRVHPALPVSIDTVKSEVARAALDAGVSIVNDVSAFRLDPAMGALCAERGAGVVLMHSRGGVSDMATFTHATYGDDVAGDVVRELSARVAEAVGAGVSRDCIVLDPGIGFSKRGEHSLALLAALGRVASLGFPVLVGVSRKRFIGELTGVSTPSARVAGTVGANVAALERGARLFRVHDVKPNRDALDVAWAIMASAA, via the coding sequence ATGCCCTGGCACCACGCGACCGGAGAACTGTCACTCGACAAGCCGCGCATTCTCGGCATCGTCAACGTCACGCCGGACAGCTTCAGCGACGGCGGGCGATTGCGGTCGCTCGACGACGCGTTGCGGCACGTCGATCAGATGGTGAACGAAGGCGCGGACGTCATCGACGTCGGTGGTGAATCCACCCGGCCGCAGGGCGCGATTCCCGTGAACGCCGATGAAGAGTTGCATCGCGTGATGCCGGTGATCGAAGCGGTGCGGCGGGTCCACCCGGCACTGCCTGTGTCGATCGACACCGTGAAGTCCGAAGTGGCGCGCGCGGCGCTCGACGCCGGCGTCTCGATCGTGAACGACGTCTCGGCATTTCGTCTCGATCCCGCCATGGGCGCGTTGTGCGCAGAGCGCGGCGCCGGCGTGGTATTGATGCATTCGCGCGGCGGCGTGTCGGACATGGCGACGTTCACGCACGCAACGTATGGCGACGACGTCGCGGGCGACGTGGTGCGTGAGCTGAGCGCGCGTGTCGCGGAGGCCGTGGGGGCCGGGGTTTCGCGCGACTGCATCGTGCTCGATCCGGGCATTGGATTCTCCAAGCGCGGTGAACATTCTCTCGCGCTGCTGGCGGCGCTCGGCCGCGTGGCATCGTTGGGTTTCCCCGTGCTCGTTGGCGTTTCGCGCAAACGATTCATCGGGGAGCTCACCGGCGTTTCCACTCCGTCGGCGCGCGTTGCGGGCACCGTCGGCGCGAATGTCGCCGCGCTCGAGCGCGGCGCGCGCCTCTTTCGTGTGCACGACGTGAAACCCAATCGCGATGCCCTGGACGTGGCGTGGGCGATCATGGCCAGCGCCGCATGA
- the ftsH gene encoding ATP-dependent zinc metalloprotease FtsH codes for MPISPKNGNKKEFSWGRFSKTLSFWILILLIPVVLIQLSGNRDGATKQITYTQYRDELEHDNIASVTITAGKLVTGKFRNRVTVGTQGEARNFTVRLPVENSESEVAALNAKGVAIEAKDANISWLGTILNFVPWLLLIGFYLFLFKQMQAGGNKAFSFGKSKAKLLTGDTPKITFADVAGADEAKQELQEIIEFLRDPQKFTKLGGRLPKGALLVGPPGTGKTLLAKAVAGEAARPFFSMSGSDFVEMFVGVGASRVRDLFEQGKAHAPCIIFIDEIDAVGRHRGAGLGGGHDEREQTLNQLLVEMDGFESNDGVILIAATNRPDVLDPALLRPGRFDRQIVVDAPDLKGREGILKVHLRNKPIADDVEITTLARGTPGMAGADLANLVNEGALLAVRRGHEKIYMVDLEDAKDKVMLGAERKSMVMKEEERRLTAYHEGGHAICAMRVVGNDPLHKVTIVPRGRALGLAFTLPEDDRVSVTRQQLEARLVMAYGGRTAEELIFGHDRVTTGAASDIQQATSIARRYVTQWGLSDAIGPILVGDNEQELFLGREIQHRREVSEQTAQMVDAEVKALIKRTYDMAKATLQANIDLLHKVAAALLERETLTRDDIEMLSRGETLPPRTSGAGPLPAPVAPAPVVEPRRSPPPLLGGPEPSPA; via the coding sequence GTGCCAATTTCTCCAAAGAACGGCAACAAGAAGGAGTTCAGTTGGGGCCGGTTCTCCAAGACCCTGTCCTTCTGGATTCTCATCCTGCTCATCCCCGTCGTTCTGATTCAGCTTTCGGGCAATCGGGACGGGGCGACGAAGCAGATCACGTACACGCAGTATCGTGACGAGCTCGAGCACGACAACATCGCGAGCGTCACGATCACCGCGGGCAAGCTCGTCACCGGCAAGTTCCGCAATCGCGTGACGGTCGGAACGCAGGGTGAGGCGCGCAACTTCACCGTTCGCCTGCCCGTCGAGAATTCCGAGTCGGAAGTCGCGGCGCTGAACGCCAAGGGTGTGGCGATCGAAGCCAAGGACGCGAACATTTCGTGGCTCGGCACCATTCTGAACTTCGTGCCGTGGCTGCTGCTGATTGGCTTCTATCTCTTCCTGTTCAAGCAAATGCAGGCGGGGGGCAACAAGGCCTTTTCTTTCGGGAAATCGAAAGCGAAGCTGCTCACCGGCGACACGCCAAAGATCACGTTCGCCGACGTAGCGGGCGCCGACGAGGCGAAGCAGGAGCTCCAGGAGATCATCGAGTTCCTGCGCGATCCGCAGAAGTTCACGAAGCTCGGCGGACGATTGCCAAAGGGCGCCTTGCTCGTTGGCCCGCCCGGAACGGGTAAGACGCTCCTCGCGAAGGCGGTGGCCGGCGAAGCCGCGCGACCGTTCTTCTCGATGTCGGGCTCCGACTTCGTCGAGATGTTCGTGGGTGTGGGCGCGAGCCGCGTGCGCGACCTGTTCGAGCAGGGCAAGGCGCATGCGCCTTGCATCATTTTCATCGACGAGATCGACGCGGTCGGCCGCCATCGCGGCGCCGGCCTGGGCGGTGGTCACGACGAGCGTGAGCAAACGCTCAATCAGCTGCTGGTCGAGATGGACGGCTTCGAGTCGAACGACGGCGTCATTCTGATCGCCGCCACGAATCGGCCCGACGTGCTCGATCCCGCGCTGCTCCGGCCTGGCCGCTTCGATCGCCAGATCGTCGTCGACGCGCCCGACCTCAAGGGGCGCGAAGGCATTCTCAAGGTGCACCTGCGCAACAAGCCGATCGCCGACGACGTGGAGATCACGACGCTGGCGCGCGGGACGCCGGGCATGGCGGGCGCCGATCTCGCGAACCTCGTCAACGAAGGCGCGCTGCTCGCCGTCCGTCGCGGTCATGAGAAGATTTACATGGTCGATCTCGAGGACGCGAAAGACAAGGTCATGCTCGGGGCCGAGCGGAAGTCGATGGTGATGAAGGAAGAGGAGCGTCGCCTGACCGCGTATCACGAGGGTGGCCACGCCATCTGCGCCATGCGCGTCGTCGGCAACGATCCGCTGCACAAGGTGACCATCGTACCGCGCGGGCGTGCGCTGGGGCTGGCGTTCACGCTGCCTGAGGATGATCGCGTGTCTGTCACGCGCCAGCAGCTCGAGGCGCGTCTCGTCATGGCGTATGGCGGCCGTACGGCGGAAGAGCTCATCTTCGGCCACGATCGTGTGACGACAGGCGCGGCGAGCGACATTCAGCAGGCGACGTCGATCGCGCGGCGGTACGTCACGCAGTGGGGACTTTCGGACGCAATCGGCCCGATTCTCGTGGGCGACAACGAGCAGGAGCTCTTCCTCGGCCGCGAGATTCAGCATCGCCGAGAAGTGTCGGAGCAGACGGCGCAGATGGTCGACGCTGAAGTGAAGGCGCTGATCAAGCGCACGTACGACATGGCCAAGGCGACGCTGCAGGCGAACATCGACCTGCTGCATAAGGTTGCCGCGGCGCTGCTCGAGCGCGAGACGTTGACGCGCGACGACATCGAAATGCTTTCGCGCGGCGAAACGCTGCCGCCGCGTACGTCGGGCGCGGGTCCGCTTCCGGCGCCTGTCGCGCCGGCGCCGGTGGTCGAGCCACGCCGCAGTCCGCCGCCGCTGCTGGGCGGACCGGAGCCGAGCCCGGCGTAG
- the hpt gene encoding hypoxanthine phosphoribosyltransferase produces the protein MGRTVRRIVYTKEQIAERVREMAAEITGAYPEGELLVLGLLKGSFIFLSDLVREIGRPLQVDFLVASSYGDSTVSSGNVRLLYDPETELEGKHILLVEDIVDTGRTLSRLMDLLQARKPRSVEICALLHKHIATELRYPTRFIGFDAPNEFLVGYGLDHAENFRHIPYIASLQ, from the coding sequence ATGGGACGTACGGTTCGCCGTATCGTCTACACGAAAGAACAGATCGCCGAGCGCGTCCGCGAAATGGCCGCGGAGATCACCGGCGCGTATCCGGAAGGCGAGTTGCTGGTGCTCGGGCTGTTGAAGGGAAGTTTTATTTTCTTGAGCGATTTGGTGCGTGAGATCGGTCGGCCGCTGCAGGTCGACTTTCTGGTGGCATCCAGCTACGGGGATTCCACCGTATCCAGCGGGAACGTCCGGTTGTTGTACGATCCGGAGACCGAGCTCGAGGGGAAGCATATTTTGCTCGTTGAGGACATCGTGGACACCGGCCGGACGTTGAGCCGGCTGATGGACCTGTTGCAGGCACGGAAACCGCGTTCGGTGGAGATATGCGCGTTGCTGCATAAGCACATCGCGACCGAGCTCCGGTATCCGACGCGGTTCATCGGGTTCGATGCACCCAACGAGTTCCTGGTGGGGTATGGGTTAGATCACGCCGAGAATTTTCGGCACATTCCGTATATCGCGAGCTTGCAGTAA
- the tilS gene encoding tRNA lysidine(34) synthetase TilS, producing the protein MSIRETSSIRQSVRAAFNSHARVVLAVSGGLDSMVLLDAAAHAVPRDRLIVATFDHGTGVAAATARAEVERRSASLGIQFETDRAVDALRTEAELREARWAFLRRVATEREAVVSTAHTADDQVETVLMRTLRDAGARGLAGLFAASPHLRPLIRTSRREVTAYARAEGLQWVEDPSNMSADYFRNRVRHDLLPAMRRARPNIEQELVGVARKAARWRADVEAYVEELGIRMREAGRGLDIPAAALESRREVEVAVLWPAIAARAGAILDRRGVERLAAFTRLGRVGARIPLAGGWEVVRSRDAFQLRPSDIEAVTPAALELSNQTNWGDWSFRRHPDATERDDSWSAWLPADEPLVVRPWQAGDSMVVCEGAEPRKVKHYLSDAGVTGHQRAGWPVVLAGDRIVWIPGVRRSEAATARPGQPGLPFICEYINR; encoded by the coding sequence GTGAGCATTCGGGAAACGTCATCCATTCGTCAATCCGTGCGCGCGGCGTTCAATTCGCATGCACGTGTCGTTCTCGCCGTGTCGGGCGGCCTCGACTCCATGGTCCTGCTCGATGCCGCAGCGCACGCGGTGCCGCGCGACCGCTTGATCGTGGCCACCTTCGATCATGGCACCGGCGTCGCCGCGGCGACGGCGCGCGCCGAAGTGGAGCGCCGATCTGCCTCGCTCGGAATTCAGTTCGAGACCGATCGCGCCGTCGATGCGCTGCGCACCGAGGCCGAGCTGCGCGAGGCGCGCTGGGCCTTTCTGCGTCGCGTCGCGACCGAGCGTGAGGCGGTCGTCAGTACGGCGCACACCGCGGACGATCAGGTCGAAACCGTCCTGATGCGCACCTTGCGCGACGCGGGGGCGCGAGGATTGGCCGGCTTGTTTGCGGCAAGCCCGCATCTGCGCCCGCTGATCAGAACGTCGCGGCGCGAGGTCACGGCGTACGCGCGTGCCGAAGGACTGCAGTGGGTGGAAGATCCGTCGAACATGTCGGCGGACTATTTCCGCAACCGTGTACGACACGATTTACTGCCGGCCATGCGGCGCGCGCGGCCGAACATCGAGCAGGAATTGGTTGGCGTGGCGCGCAAGGCAGCCCGTTGGCGCGCCGACGTCGAAGCGTATGTCGAAGAGCTCGGGATTCGCATGCGGGAGGCGGGCCGTGGCCTCGATATTCCGGCCGCGGCGCTCGAGTCGCGGCGGGAGGTGGAAGTCGCTGTGCTGTGGCCGGCGATTGCGGCGCGCGCCGGAGCGATTCTGGATCGCCGCGGCGTCGAACGACTGGCGGCGTTCACGCGCCTTGGTCGTGTCGGCGCACGAATTCCGCTCGCCGGTGGTTGGGAAGTTGTTCGGTCGCGTGACGCGTTCCAATTGCGGCCGTCGGATATCGAGGCCGTAACGCCGGCGGCGCTCGAGCTGTCCAACCAAACGAACTGGGGCGACTGGTCGTTTCGGCGGCACCCCGACGCTACGGAACGCGATGATTCATGGTCGGCATGGTTGCCCGCCGACGAGCCGTTGGTGGTGCGGCCGTGGCAGGCCGGCGACTCGATGGTCGTTTGCGAAGGTGCGGAGCCGCGAAAGGTGAAACACTATTTGTCGGATGCGGGTGTGACGGGACACCAACGGGCGGGGTGGCCCGTAGTGCTGGCAGGGGATCGCATCGTGTGGATTCCCGGAGTGCGCCGCAGCGAGGCGGCGACCGCACGGCCGGGCCAGCCGGGTTTACCTTTCATCTGTGAATACATCAACCGCTGA
- a CDS encoding outer membrane protein transport protein: MMVHRVTRLFFASAACLVPATLLGQGFGLNEIGSCAIGRAFAVAASPCRDASTIFWNPAAATSLTGWNVTAGGAFVALKGSFTQDTTLRKFNAIQPTAFVPHVFVNYHKAGSSLAWGVGGYVPYGLTSEWANDFPGRFEAEKASLQTFYIQPNVAWQINSKWSVGGGPIWGHSTVELIQAVDLSAQPLPTGGTFANIGVATPTEFARAHLKGSATAFGVQLGVSGQINPNWSVGARFLSPLELKYDNADATFDQVKTGLIVGGTLPGPTQQTTIPAGTPIDLLVGPQFQSGGALVAQKANTKITHPAQFQAGVAYSGYRNWLLEGDYAFVGWKRFDALPVNFEGPALNSSRTLIEQYNNSSAIRLGAEYTIPSEGWKLRAGFAGVASAAPPETVTPLLPEQDRTYWTIGAGIPLWKMWTLDASYARVATSGSRGRIVERINASQTAAQLNSGVFDLSANIVSFTLKANF, from the coding sequence ATGATGGTTCACCGTGTCACACGGTTGTTCTTTGCGTCGGCGGCGTGCCTCGTTCCCGCCACGTTGCTCGGTCAAGGGTTTGGCCTCAACGAGATCGGCTCGTGCGCGATCGGCCGGGCCTTCGCCGTTGCGGCATCGCCGTGTCGCGATGCATCGACCATCTTCTGGAATCCAGCGGCCGCGACGTCGCTGACGGGATGGAACGTCACGGCGGGCGGCGCGTTCGTCGCGCTCAAGGGCTCGTTCACGCAGGACACGACCCTTCGAAAGTTCAACGCAATCCAGCCGACGGCGTTCGTCCCGCACGTCTTCGTCAACTATCACAAGGCGGGCAGTAGTTTGGCGTGGGGCGTCGGAGGGTACGTGCCCTACGGCCTCACGTCGGAGTGGGCGAATGATTTCCCGGGACGGTTCGAGGCCGAAAAGGCGTCGTTGCAGACGTTCTACATTCAGCCCAACGTCGCCTGGCAGATCAACAGCAAGTGGTCCGTTGGCGGCGGCCCGATCTGGGGACATTCGACGGTGGAATTGATCCAGGCCGTCGATCTGTCGGCGCAGCCGCTGCCAACCGGTGGTACGTTCGCGAATATCGGCGTCGCGACACCGACTGAGTTCGCCCGCGCGCACCTCAAGGGCAGCGCCACCGCCTTCGGCGTGCAGCTTGGCGTATCGGGCCAGATCAACCCGAATTGGTCGGTCGGTGCGCGGTTCCTTTCGCCACTCGAGTTGAAGTACGACAATGCCGACGCAACCTTCGACCAGGTGAAGACGGGCTTGATCGTCGGCGGAACGCTGCCCGGCCCCACGCAGCAGACAACGATTCCGGCCGGCACACCGATCGATTTGCTCGTCGGCCCGCAATTCCAGTCGGGCGGAGCGCTCGTCGCGCAGAAGGCGAACACGAAGATCACGCATCCCGCGCAGTTTCAGGCCGGCGTTGCCTACTCGGGGTATCGCAACTGGCTCCTCGAGGGCGACTACGCGTTCGTCGGCTGGAAGCGCTTCGACGCCTTGCCCGTGAACTTCGAGGGTCCGGCTCTCAACTCGAGCCGCACGCTGATCGAGCAATACAACAACTCGTCCGCCATTCGGTTGGGCGCCGAGTACACGATTCCGAGCGAGGGGTGGAAGCTTCGCGCGGGATTCGCCGGTGTCGCGAGCGCCGCGCCGCCTGAGACCGTGACGCCGCTGTTGCCCGAGCAGGACCGCACCTACTGGACGATCGGCGCGGGCATTCCACTGTGGAAGATGTGGACGCTCGATGCGTCGTATGCGCGTGTGGCCACGTCGGGTTCGCGCGGCCGCATCGTCGAGCGGATAAACGCCAGCCAGACCGCCGCGCAACTCAACTCGGGCGTGTTCGATTTGTCGGCGAACATCGTCTCGTTCACGCTCAAGGCCAACTTCTAA
- a CDS encoding SGNH/GDSL hydrolase family protein: MSRTHVIARGALLLGAVGAFVAACHSDTTLFAPQPNNPIFTSYVALGNSITAGFQSGGINDSTQHQSYAVLLANQMHTRFAIPSLAAPGCPPPIANLLTGARVGGATSTSTSCALRTAASATATLNNVAVPGITTFDPIAIGNPADTLLQNKNPLVQIILGGESMVQKALDNKPTFATVWVGNNDILAAAIGGTPGAATPVPTFTTNYKAMIDQLVAGAPGLKGVLIGVVQVTEVPVLFQVGVLQQNAAAKAAADQVAGVKLTIDPVTCAGANAGALLAFNALPTYKTRPAPATGIVFCQKVAGGGALDPGDPGILDITEQATVANTINGYNAYIKAKADSIGFAYFDASPVLDSLRKANAVPAFPNLTSTTAPFGQFFSLDGVHPAAAAHVLIANHLIDVINAKYGTSLVHVQ; the protein is encoded by the coding sequence ATGTCACGCACGCACGTTATCGCTCGCGGCGCCCTTCTGTTGGGCGCGGTTGGCGCGTTCGTCGCCGCTTGCCACAGCGACACGACGCTGTTCGCACCGCAGCCGAACAACCCGATTTTCACGAGCTATGTGGCGCTCGGAAACAGCATCACGGCCGGCTTTCAGTCGGGCGGAATCAACGATTCCACGCAGCATCAGAGTTACGCGGTGCTGCTCGCGAATCAGATGCACACGCGGTTCGCGATTCCGTCGCTCGCCGCGCCGGGCTGCCCGCCGCCGATCGCCAACTTGCTGACGGGCGCGCGCGTCGGTGGCGCCACGTCAACCAGCACCTCGTGCGCGCTCCGGACGGCCGCCTCGGCGACGGCGACGCTGAACAACGTCGCCGTCCCGGGCATCACGACCTTCGATCCGATCGCCATCGGCAACCCGGCCGACACGTTGCTGCAGAACAAGAATCCGCTCGTGCAGATCATCCTGGGCGGCGAGTCGATGGTGCAGAAGGCGCTGGACAACAAGCCGACGTTCGCCACGGTCTGGGTTGGCAACAACGACATCCTGGCGGCCGCGATTGGCGGCACGCCTGGCGCCGCGACACCGGTTCCGACCTTTACGACCAACTACAAGGCGATGATCGATCAGCTCGTCGCGGGCGCACCCGGCCTCAAAGGTGTGCTGATCGGCGTAGTACAGGTCACCGAGGTACCGGTGCTGTTCCAGGTTGGTGTGCTCCAACAGAACGCGGCGGCAAAGGCGGCGGCGGACCAAGTTGCGGGGGTCAAGCTCACGATCGATCCGGTGACGTGCGCCGGCGCCAACGCGGGTGCGTTGCTCGCGTTCAACGCCCTGCCCACCTACAAGACCCGGCCCGCTCCGGCGACGGGCATCGTCTTCTGTCAGAAGGTGGCCGGCGGCGGCGCGCTTGATCCGGGCGATCCCGGCATTCTCGACATCACCGAGCAGGCGACGGTCGCGAACACCATCAACGGCTACAACGCCTATATCAAGGCCAAGGCGGACAGCATCGGCTTCGCATACTTCGACGCCAGTCCGGTATTGGACAGCCTTCGCAAGGCGAATGCGGTTCCGGCGTTCCCGAACCTGACCAGCACCACTGCGCCATTTGGACAGTTTTTCTCGCTGGACGGCGTGCATCCCGCCGCGGCCGCGCACGTGCTGATCGCAAACCATTTGATCGACGTGATCAACGCGAAGTACGGCACGTCGCTCGTGCACGTGCAGTAG